The following coding sequences lie in one Phalacrocorax aristotelis chromosome 4, bGulAri2.1, whole genome shotgun sequence genomic window:
- the TIGD4 gene encoding tigger transposable element-derived protein 4: MCTPARRELGSMAAASGSPLPEPIVRRKKSISIEEKIDIISAVESGKKKADIAAKYGIKKNSLSSIMKNKEKVLEAFETLRFDPKRKRLRTAFYTDLEEALMKWYRIAQCLNVPVNGPMLRLKANDFARKLGHSDFKCSNGWLDRFKSRYGLVFRAQPVEAAATTTRAAPTLWYQNVLPYYLNDYQPENVFYIQESGLLYQMLPHNTFAFKGETCSVGKLSEERITVVVGTNMDGSEKLPLLVIGKTKIPHCFKDLESLPVDYEANDMAWVTSEVFEQWMHKLDDRFQAQQRRVVILVDSLPAHTEVKNLESVKLVFSPPDSSSCITMKQGAIRSLKVKYRCCLIKRFVDCVEGNNEFMLTLRDAIEMLHLCWRKVTPETIVKSYNEAGFKLETEANSNDTEVESYFDLIAHAQAAGVEFPEGLSLEEYAALDDGLVTCEMPTNNAGMCTKERASDKSGTFVGEEDDRFQGAKQLLPSKNEALSALDTLRKFLRSQDTNDSLHDSLADLENFIQHVACK; encoded by the coding sequence ATGTGCACCCCTGCAAGGCGGGAGCTCGGTAGCATGGCGGCGGCTTCGGGAAGTCCTCTGCCTGAACCCAtagtgaggaggaaaaaaagcatatctATTGAGGAAAAAATTGACATAATCAGTGCTGTGGAGAGTGGCAAGAAAAAGGCGGACATTGCAGCCAAGTACGGCATAAAGAAGAATTCCTTGTCTTCAATtatgaagaataaagaaaaagttcTGGAAGCCTTTGAAACTTTACGATTTGatcctaaaagaaaaagactaaGGACTGCTTTTTATACCGACCTGGAGGAGGCATTGATGAAATGGTACAGAATTGCTCAGTGCTTGAATGTGCCAGTAAATGGTCCTATGTTGCGCCTCAAGGCTAATGATTTTGCCCGGAAGCTTGGACATAGTGATTTTAAATGCAGTAATGGCTGGCTCGATCGTTTCAAGTCGAGGTATGGTTTAGTTTTCAGAGCTCAGCCTGTAGAAGCAGCTGCTACTACTACACGGGCTGCTCCAACTCTTTGGTACCAAAATGTTCTTCCTTATTATTTAAATGATTATCAgccagaaaatgtgttttatatacAGGAGAGTGGATTGTTGTATCAGATGTTACCACATAACACATTTGCATTTAAAGGGGAAACTTGTTCTGTAGGTAAACTAAGCGAAGAGAGAATAACCGTAGTGGTGGGTACAAATATGGATGGCTCCGAGAAACTTCCTTTGCTTGTTATaggaaaaaccaaaattccacaCTGTTTCAAAGATCTGGAGTCACTACCTGTGGATTATGAAGCAAATGATATGGCATGGGTGACTTCGGAAGTGTTTGAACAGTGGATGCATAAACTTGATGACAGATTTCAAGCCCAGCAGCGACGAGTAGTTATTCTTGTTGATTCTCTGCCAGCTCACACAGAAGTAAAGAACCTGGAGTCCGTCAAATTAGTGTTCTCTCCTCCAGACTCTTCTTCATGTATAACTATGAAACAAGGGGCTATCAGAAGTCTGAAGGTTAAATACAGGTGCTGTCTTATAAAGAGATTTGTGGACTGTGTAGAAGGTAATAACGAGTTCATGCTGACTCTTCGTGATGCAATTGAGATGTTGCACCTGTGCTGGAGGAAAGTAACACCAGAGACTATTGTCAAAAGTTACAATGAAGCAGGATTCAAATTAGAAACTGAGGCAAACAGTAATGACACAGAGGTTGAaagttattttgatttgattgcACATGCACAGGCAGCTGGAGTGGAGTTTCCAGAAGGTTTATCTTTGGAGGAATATGCAGCTCTAGATGATGGCTTGGTAACTTGTGAAATGCCTACAAATAATGCAGGAATGTGCACCAAAGAAAGGGCATCAGATAAATCTGGGACATTTGTTGGTGAAGAAGATGATCGATTTCAGGGAGCTAAACAGCTTTTGCCAtcaaaaaatgaggctttgagtgcTTTAGATACCCTTCGAAAGTTTCTCAGAAGTCAAGACACAAATGATTCTCTTCACGATTCCCTAGCTGACCTGGAGAATTTTATTCAACATGTagcatgtaaataa